In Ectothiorhodospiraceae bacterium 2226, a single window of DNA contains:
- a CDS encoding NAD-dependent epimerase/dehydratase family protein yields MSVLTGRKVLVTGGTGAIGGRVVEKLFLEHGAQVRVLARNLSRAAGVARFPVELVKGDITDPQTVRVATEGCDYVVHCAYNPRGEAHEQRRINLEGTRAVLEAALHQRVRRVVHASTCSVYGFVAPDGDLDERCERRRSGNPYGDSKIEAEELALGYAERHGLPVAVIQPTAVYGPGVPVWTASMLQRMKRARMFLVEGGSGLCNAVYVDDVAEGMLLALQRPEADGEAFLINGPEPTTWRSYFEHYERMLGVRATVAASAEEIERHYRAWARDNAPPSMLIEPWRLLREKDARKRLRQTREYQALRRWVRRVRPAGVPKPPRRNVTASAPGPATAVEPAIEPMSPEMVRFFQARPVFLIDKARRLLGYTPMFDLSAGMEMTEQWARWEGLLHSPEPRRLAG; encoded by the coding sequence ATGAGCGTGTTGACCGGGCGGAAGGTGCTGGTCACGGGCGGCACCGGTGCCATCGGCGGACGTGTGGTCGAGAAGCTGTTTCTCGAGCACGGCGCGCAGGTGCGCGTGCTGGCGCGCAATCTCAGTCGCGCCGCGGGCGTGGCGCGCTTCCCCGTGGAGTTGGTGAAGGGCGACATCACGGACCCGCAGACGGTGCGGGTCGCCACCGAGGGGTGCGACTACGTCGTGCACTGCGCCTATAACCCGCGCGGGGAGGCGCACGAGCAGCGTCGCATCAATCTCGAGGGGACGCGCGCGGTGCTCGAGGCCGCCTTGCATCAGCGGGTGCGGCGCGTGGTGCACGCGAGCACGTGTTCGGTGTACGGCTTCGTCGCGCCGGACGGCGATCTGGACGAGCGCTGCGAACGCCGCCGCAGCGGCAATCCTTATGGCGATTCCAAAATCGAGGCGGAGGAGTTGGCGCTGGGATACGCCGAGCGCCATGGCCTGCCGGTGGCCGTGATCCAGCCCACCGCCGTGTACGGCCCCGGCGTGCCGGTGTGGACGGCGAGCATGCTGCAGCGCATGAAGCGCGCGCGCATGTTCCTGGTGGAGGGCGGGAGCGGCCTGTGCAACGCCGTCTACGTGGACGACGTGGCGGAGGGCATGCTGCTGGCCCTGCAGCGTCCGGAGGCCGACGGGGAGGCGTTTCTTATCAACGGGCCCGAGCCGACCACTTGGCGCAGCTATTTCGAGCATTACGAACGCATGTTGGGGGTGCGCGCCACGGTGGCGGCCTCGGCGGAGGAGATCGAGCGTCACTACCGCGCCTGGGCGCGCGACAACGCCCCCCCCAGCATGCTGATCGAACCCTGGCGGCTACTGCGCGAGAAGGACGCGCGCAAGCGCCTGCGCCAGACGCGCGAGTATCAAGCCTTACGCCGATGGGTGCGCCGGGTACGGCCCGCCGGCGTGCCGAAGCCGCCGCGGCGTAACGTGACGGCAAGCGCGCCGGGGCCCGCAACCGCGGTCGAACCGGCGATAGAGCCGATGTCGCCGGAGATGGTGCGCTTCTTCCAGGCGAGACCGGTGTTTCTCATTGACAAGGCGCGGCGCCTGTTGGGCTACACGCCCATGTTCGATCTGAGCGCCGGCATGGAGATGACCGAGCAGTGGGCCCGTTGGGAGGGTCTGCTGCACTCGCCTGAACCGCGGCGGTTGGCCGGCTGA
- a CDS encoding Gfo/Idh/MocA family oxidoreductase → MQEKLRLAVVGAGTVAELYHLPAAARHPHIEITALVERERARAQRLAARYQVPAVLDDWADVPKVADAALIALPHFLHAPAAVDLMTQGVHVLVEKPMALTSADAQRMVDTTHESGCALAVGFQCRFYRNAQLVKHLLASGQLGRIESFEVEQGGPFSWPVIDGTAFRPETGGGSLTGIGIHALDLALWWFGDYSAVTYFDDAMGGVEADCEVRLSFPDGVQGTLAFSHRRALRNRWRIVAERGTLEMGTSFDQPLRLSCAGTPLQWEGLVHEGEAPDTHIRDVLMRQFDDLVRAARGGAKPLVNGEEGLRTVRLYEACQRVRQPLQLPWVTGACALDTSPARAAGGAA, encoded by the coding sequence ATGCAAGAGAAACTACGCCTCGCGGTGGTAGGCGCAGGCACGGTGGCCGAGTTGTACCACTTGCCCGCCGCCGCACGTCATCCGCACATCGAGATCACGGCGCTCGTCGAGCGTGAGCGCGCGCGCGCTCAGCGGCTGGCCGCGCGCTATCAGGTGCCGGCGGTGCTGGACGACTGGGCCGACGTGCCGAAGGTCGCGGACGCGGCCCTGATCGCGCTGCCGCACTTTTTGCACGCGCCGGCCGCGGTGGACCTCATGACGCAGGGCGTGCATGTGCTGGTGGAGAAGCCCATGGCGCTTACCTCCGCCGACGCGCAGCGCATGGTGGACACGACCCACGAGAGTGGGTGCGCGCTCGCGGTGGGATTCCAGTGTCGCTTCTATCGCAACGCGCAACTTGTGAAGCATCTGCTCGCGAGCGGGCAGCTCGGCCGCATCGAGTCGTTCGAGGTCGAACAGGGTGGCCCGTTCTCGTGGCCGGTGATCGACGGCACGGCGTTCCGTCCCGAGACCGGCGGGGGCTCGCTCACCGGCATCGGCATCCACGCCCTGGATCTGGCGCTGTGGTGGTTCGGCGACTACAGCGCGGTGACCTACTTCGATGATGCGATGGGTGGCGTGGAGGCCGACTGCGAGGTGCGCCTGAGCTTTCCCGACGGCGTCCAGGGGACGTTGGCCTTCAGCCACCGACGCGCCCTGCGCAACCGCTGGCGTATCGTCGCTGAGCGGGGCACGCTCGAGATGGGCACGTCCTTCGATCAGCCGCTGCGGCTAAGCTGCGCGGGAACGCCGCTGCAGTGGGAGGGGCTGGTGCACGAGGGGGAGGCGCCGGATACCCATATCCGCGACGTCTTGATGCGCCAGTTCGACGATCTGGTGCGCGCGGCGCGCGGCGGTGCCAAGCCACTGGTCAACGGGGAAGAGGGGCTGCGCACGGTGCGGCTGTACGAGGCGTGCCAGCGGGTGCGCCAGCCTCTGCAACTGCCTTGGGTCACGGGCGCCTGCGCGCTCGACACATCGCCCGCACGGGCAGCGGGAGGTGCGGCATGA
- a CDS encoding glycosyltransferase encodes MRISVIIPCLNAADTIGVQLEALARQTWAGWWELIAVDNGSHDGTAERVAREARRLGLSRCRVVTAATRRGAAHARNAGSRWAQGNVLAFVDADDEMGPGWLEAVASALQTQEIVASRLEYTRLNDRRSMAMRGKPQEQGLQHFSRPRFLPHAAGAGLAVRRELHERLGGFDEDLPLLEDTDYCWRAQLAGATLGYAPDAVMHYRLRADVRGACRQARQWAQYNVELYRRYRDRGMGTMPWRKGLREWWRLVRRSPEVLDPELRGRWLWNVNWAWGRLWGSLRRRIWAL; translated from the coding sequence GTGCGCATCAGCGTCATCATTCCCTGCTTAAATGCCGCCGACACCATCGGGGTTCAGCTCGAGGCACTCGCGCGCCAGACCTGGGCGGGGTGGTGGGAGCTCATCGCGGTGGACAACGGCTCGCATGACGGGACTGCCGAGCGGGTGGCGCGGGAGGCGCGGCGGCTGGGGCTGTCGCGCTGCCGGGTCGTCACTGCTGCGACTCGACGCGGCGCCGCCCATGCCCGCAACGCGGGGAGTCGCTGGGCGCAGGGCAACGTGCTGGCCTTCGTCGATGCCGATGACGAAATGGGACCGGGCTGGCTGGAGGCGGTGGCGAGCGCCCTACAGACGCAGGAAATCGTTGCCAGCCGGCTCGAGTACACGCGTCTGAACGACAGGCGGTCGATGGCAATGCGCGGGAAACCCCAGGAACAGGGTCTGCAGCATTTCAGTCGCCCGCGATTCCTGCCGCACGCCGCCGGCGCGGGCCTCGCGGTGCGCCGTGAACTGCACGAGCGTCTGGGGGGCTTCGACGAGGACCTGCCACTGCTGGAAGATACCGACTATTGTTGGCGTGCGCAGCTTGCCGGCGCCACGCTCGGCTATGCGCCCGATGCCGTGATGCACTACCGCCTGCGGGCCGACGTGCGCGGCGCCTGCCGCCAAGCGCGGCAGTGGGCGCAGTACAACGTCGAACTGTACCGGCGCTACCGCGACAGGGGCATGGGTACTATGCCATGGCGCAAGGGGCTGCGGGAGTGGTGGCGGCTGGTACGGCGCAGCCCCGAGGTGCTGGACCCTGAGCTCCGCGGGCGTTGGCTGTGGAATGTAAACTGGGCGTGGGGGCGCCTTTGGGGCTCGCTCCGCCGCCGTATCTGGGCATTGTGA